In Arthrobacter sp. QXT-31, one genomic interval encodes:
- the tcuA gene encoding FAD-dependent tricarballylate dehydrogenase TcuA, with protein MSIGNEARTESLASADVIVVGGGNAGFTAAHAAAVRGRKVILLEKGSEDMGGGNSFYTAGATRIAHSGLADLLDWVEPDERHDRTEVPPYSADEYAADLAKVTEGRNDPDLTKVLVEESQPTLRWLNSLGLKYRLMYERQAYERTDGSFLFWGGLHVGNVGGGEGLIADHTRVAAELGIEVRYGHAAKSLVLENGRVTGVAVETADGEVRLSAESVILTAGGFESDPEWRREHLGEGWENAKVRGTPYNTGDMIAAALEVGATKGGDWRTCHSVQWDAFTPTNESNRELTNRLTRQSYPLGIIVNAEGRRFLDEGADFRNYTYAKYGKEILKQPGSVAYQIFDATLRPMLRTEEYDMPGISVEVADTLEELATKIGIDPEKLSKTVSDFNNSIDRNVTFDPNVKDGRAAATEPVKSNWAAPIETGPFYAYGVTCGITFTFGGIKADTHGRVLGADGKHIEGLFVAGEMLGGLFSTNYPGGSGLAAGCVFGRRAGTLA; from the coding sequence ATGTCTATTGGTAACGAAGCCAGGACCGAGAGCTTAGCCAGCGCTGACGTGATTGTGGTGGGCGGCGGAAACGCCGGATTCACCGCAGCGCACGCGGCGGCAGTGCGGGGGCGGAAGGTCATTCTGCTCGAAAAGGGCAGCGAGGACATGGGGGGCGGGAACAGCTTTTACACCGCCGGCGCCACACGCATCGCCCACAGCGGCCTCGCTGATCTGCTGGACTGGGTGGAACCGGACGAGCGGCATGACCGCACGGAAGTACCGCCGTACTCGGCCGATGAATACGCCGCTGACCTTGCGAAGGTCACGGAAGGCCGCAATGACCCGGACCTGACGAAGGTGCTGGTTGAGGAATCCCAGCCGACGCTGCGCTGGCTCAACAGTCTGGGCCTGAAGTACCGCCTGATGTATGAACGCCAGGCCTATGAACGCACGGACGGCTCCTTCCTGTTCTGGGGCGGCCTTCACGTGGGCAACGTCGGCGGAGGCGAAGGACTAATCGCTGACCACACCCGGGTGGCGGCCGAGCTGGGCATCGAGGTGCGCTACGGCCATGCCGCGAAAAGCCTCGTGCTGGAGAACGGCCGCGTCACCGGCGTCGCGGTCGAAACAGCTGACGGGGAGGTGCGCCTGAGCGCAGAGTCGGTTATTCTCACGGCCGGCGGCTTCGAGTCAGACCCCGAGTGGCGACGGGAGCACTTGGGGGAAGGGTGGGAAAACGCCAAGGTCAGGGGCACTCCGTACAACACCGGCGACATGATCGCTGCGGCGCTGGAAGTCGGCGCCACCAAGGGCGGCGACTGGAGAACGTGTCACAGCGTGCAGTGGGACGCCTTCACCCCCACGAACGAGAGCAACCGGGAGCTTACCAACAGGCTGACCCGTCAGAGCTACCCCCTGGGCATCATCGTGAACGCCGAGGGCAGGCGTTTCCTGGACGAGGGAGCAGACTTCCGGAACTACACCTACGCCAAGTACGGCAAGGAAATTCTGAAGCAGCCCGGGTCAGTGGCGTACCAGATTTTTGACGCAACCCTCCGGCCGATGCTCCGCACCGAAGAATACGACATGCCAGGCATATCCGTGGAAGTTGCCGACACTCTCGAAGAACTGGCAACCAAGATCGGCATCGACCCTGAGAAACTGTCAAAGACCGTGAGTGACTTCAACAACTCCATCGACCGCAACGTCACCTTTGACCCCAATGTCAAAGACGGGCGCGCCGCGGCAACGGAGCCGGTCAAGAGTAACTGGGCCGCCCCCATCGAAACCGGGCCCTTCTACGCCTACGGCGTCACCTGTGGCATCACCTTTACGTTCGGCGGCATCAAGGCCGACACCCACGGACGAGTCCTCGGCGCTGACGGCAAACACATCGAGGGCCTTTTCGTAGCCGGCGAAATGCTGGGCGGCCTGTTCAGCACCAACTACCCAGGTGGTAGCGGGCTTGCTGCCGGATGCGTCTTCGGGCGACGGGCGGGAACTCTGGCGTAA
- a CDS encoding GntR family transcriptional regulator — protein sequence MDGETIFLTLRGEILAGVHQPGTAIRETSLAERFGVSRTPVREALSRLQHERLLERVARGLQVPQVDPQQVIQIYDMRILLEEEAARQAAKARQFPDLMRLEALLQRDRQLQDPDDHTRITTNLEFHAAMWNCAHNAVLRDLLDRLSTHLIHAPRSTLSTGNRWAESLDEHEALIHAIEQQDSDAAGKIARQHMETARTLRLQLLRETALQHPLADHRSQR from the coding sequence GTGGATGGCGAAACCATCTTCCTGACACTGCGCGGCGAAATCCTGGCCGGAGTCCATCAACCCGGAACCGCCATCCGGGAAACGTCACTAGCTGAACGCTTCGGCGTCTCCCGTACACCCGTACGGGAGGCGCTGTCGCGACTCCAGCACGAGCGTCTCCTTGAGCGGGTAGCTAGGGGTCTGCAGGTTCCACAGGTAGACCCGCAGCAGGTCATTCAGATCTATGACATGCGCATCCTCCTCGAGGAAGAAGCCGCGCGGCAAGCAGCCAAAGCCCGTCAGTTCCCGGACCTCATGCGGCTCGAGGCCCTGCTGCAGCGCGATAGGCAACTTCAGGACCCGGACGACCACACCAGAATCACAACAAACCTCGAGTTCCATGCGGCCATGTGGAACTGCGCTCACAACGCGGTCCTCAGGGACCTTCTGGACCGGCTGTCAACGCACCTGATCCACGCGCCCCGGTCCACGCTCTCCACAGGAAACCGCTGGGCCGAATCTTTGGATGAGCACGAGGCACTAATTCATGCCATCGAACAGCAAGACAGCGATGCGGCCGGAAAAATTGCCCGCCAGCACATGGAAACGGCGCGTACCCTGCGCTTGCAACTGCTCCGAGAGACGGCCCTGCAACATCCGCTGGCAGACCACCGGTCCCAGCGGTAG
- a CDS encoding Bug family tripartite tricarboxylate transporter substrate binding protein: protein MKIPLRSAMFGLVVAVVAVLAFINAGTAGGTSTARNKLTLIAPAAPGGGWDGFAREGQQALKSGGVVNNPQVVNVPGAGGTIGLSQFVQTPGREDALLVTGGVMVGAIELGDNPESMADAVPIARMADDYAALVVPADSKFQTLDDFLEAWKKDPGGTSIGGGSLGSIDHLLSAMVAKTVGIDPKDVNYIAYSGGGEALTSLLSHTTAAGMSGYNEVRDQIEAGTLRALAISSEERLEGVDVPTFKEQGVDAAMSNWRGFVAAPGTTDEAKAEFIRIVTEMRSTGHWQEALKRNSWTDTFSTGDEFQQFISNEVATAQEIVKDLGL from the coding sequence ATGAAAATCCCCCTACGCAGTGCAATGTTCGGCCTGGTCGTTGCTGTCGTGGCCGTGCTCGCGTTCATCAATGCCGGCACGGCCGGCGGAACGAGCACGGCGCGGAATAAACTCACCCTGATCGCACCCGCAGCACCCGGTGGCGGCTGGGACGGGTTTGCCCGTGAAGGACAGCAGGCGCTCAAGAGCGGCGGCGTTGTCAATAACCCACAGGTGGTCAACGTTCCCGGGGCAGGTGGAACGATCGGCTTGAGCCAGTTCGTGCAGACTCCAGGGCGTGAAGACGCCCTCCTGGTCACCGGGGGCGTGATGGTGGGGGCCATCGAACTCGGCGACAATCCCGAATCAATGGCCGACGCTGTCCCCATTGCCCGGATGGCCGATGACTACGCGGCTCTGGTGGTTCCCGCCGACTCCAAGTTCCAGACACTTGATGACTTCCTTGAGGCGTGGAAAAAAGACCCGGGAGGAACCTCAATTGGCGGCGGCTCCCTGGGCTCGATCGACCATCTGCTCAGCGCCATGGTCGCCAAAACCGTCGGCATCGACCCCAAGGACGTGAACTACATCGCCTACTCCGGAGGCGGCGAAGCACTCACTTCCCTGCTGTCCCACACCACCGCCGCCGGCATGTCCGGCTACAACGAGGTCCGGGACCAGATCGAGGCCGGCACCCTGCGTGCCCTGGCCATCTCCTCAGAGGAGCGACTGGAAGGCGTGGACGTTCCCACCTTCAAGGAACAGGGTGTCGACGCTGCCATGTCCAACTGGCGGGGATTCGTCGCCGCACCCGGAACCACGGACGAAGCGAAGGCGGAATTCATCAGGATCGTCACCGAGATGCGCAGCACCGGGCACTGGCAGGAAGCCCTGAAGCGCAACAGCTGGACCGACACATTCTCAACCGGTGACGAATTCCAGCAGTTCATCAGCAACGAAGTTGCAACGGCCCAAGAAATCGTAAAGGACCTCGGCCTATGA